The Sphingopyxis fribergensis genome contains a region encoding:
- a CDS encoding aldo/keto reductase, producing the protein MSDFLPALANVTFAGHEVSPIAWGMWRFAGADLANARARIDAAFEAGVTLFDTADIYGCDTPGGFGSAEALLGDVFAEAPGLRDKMVLATKGGIILGVPYDSSARYLTSAIDISLKRLRTDHVELWQIHRPDLLSHPQEIARTLEEAHRAGKIGAIGVSNFTPAQTAALAKFLPVPVVSHQSEFSPLHLAPLFDGIFDQSMAEGMSFLAWSPLGGGRLGDPADEHTRAVAALLDAKAAEYGVSRAAATYSWVMAHPARPIPIVGTQNPDRIKEIPQAFAPRWTRAEWYAVLQTSMGENLP; encoded by the coding sequence ATGTCAGATTTTCTTCCCGCTCTCGCCAATGTGACCTTCGCCGGTCATGAGGTTTCTCCCATCGCCTGGGGCATGTGGCGCTTCGCCGGTGCCGACCTCGCCAACGCGCGGGCGCGCATCGACGCCGCGTTCGAGGCTGGCGTCACGCTGTTCGACACCGCCGACATCTATGGCTGCGACACGCCCGGCGGTTTTGGTTCGGCCGAGGCCTTGCTCGGCGACGTATTCGCCGAGGCGCCCGGCCTTCGCGACAAGATGGTTTTAGCCACGAAGGGCGGCATCATCCTCGGCGTGCCCTATGACAGCAGCGCGCGCTATCTGACGTCGGCCATCGACATCTCGCTGAAACGCCTGCGCACCGATCATGTCGAGCTGTGGCAAATCCACCGTCCCGACCTGCTCAGCCATCCGCAGGAAATCGCGCGCACGCTCGAGGAAGCACATCGCGCCGGCAAGATCGGCGCGATCGGCGTCTCCAACTTCACGCCCGCGCAGACCGCGGCACTTGCCAAATTCCTGCCCGTCCCCGTGGTCAGCCACCAGAGCGAATTTTCGCCGCTCCATCTCGCACCGCTCTTCGACGGCATCTTCGACCAGTCGATGGCCGAGGGCATGAGCTTCCTCGCCTGGTCGCCGCTCGGCGGCGGCCGGCTCGGCGATCCGGCCGACGAGCACACCCGCGCCGTCGCTGCGCTGCTCGATGCGAAGGCCGCCGAGTACGGCGTCTCGCGCGCCGCCGCGACCTACAGCTGGGTGATGGCGCATCCCGCGCGCCCGATCCCGATCGTGGGGACCCAGAACCCCGACCGTATCAAGGAAATTCCGCAGGCATTCGCCCCGCGCTGGACGCGCGCCGAATGGTACGCGGTGCTGCAAACATCGATGGGGGAGAATCTGCCATGA
- a CDS encoding LLM class flavin-dependent oxidoreductase gives MTDRSCEVSWFSALCDDDYEFLGVPDPMLKSSWEHCRDIVVQADTLGFDNILLPSGYALGIDTTAFAAAIATMVKNIRLLMAVRIGESWPPQLARQIATIDRILGGRLTVNIISSDMPGETMDSEPRYRRTVEAMHILKTLLNGQALDHDGEFWKLKVEPARIGTVSGKAPPLYFGGLSPAARDAAAKGCDVFLMWPDREEVVKDIIADMTARAAAYGRTLKFGYRAHMIVRDTEAEARTAADRLLSKLDAAKGAEIKAKSLDSQSFGVNAQVALREAASDDGYVEDNLWTGVGRARSGCGAAIVGDPDQVLAKLNRYQDMGIEAFILSGYPHAAEADLFARHVLPKMKHGPLEL, from the coding sequence ATGACCGATCGCTCGTGCGAAGTCAGCTGGTTTTCGGCGCTCTGCGACGACGACTATGAATTTCTCGGCGTGCCCGACCCGATGCTCAAATCGAGCTGGGAACATTGCCGCGACATTGTTGTGCAGGCCGACACCCTGGGGTTCGACAATATCCTGCTGCCGTCGGGCTATGCGCTCGGCATCGACACCACCGCCTTCGCCGCGGCGATTGCGACGATGGTCAAGAATATCCGCCTGCTGATGGCGGTGCGCATCGGCGAAAGCTGGCCGCCGCAGCTCGCGCGCCAGATTGCGACGATCGACCGCATCCTCGGCGGCCGCCTGACCGTTAACATCATCTCCTCGGACATGCCTGGCGAGACGATGGACTCCGAACCGCGCTACCGCCGCACGGTCGAGGCGATGCATATCCTCAAGACGCTGCTCAATGGTCAGGCGCTCGACCATGACGGCGAGTTCTGGAAGCTGAAAGTCGAACCCGCGCGCATCGGCACGGTGTCGGGCAAGGCGCCGCCGCTCTATTTCGGCGGGCTTTCTCCGGCTGCCCGCGACGCCGCCGCGAAGGGCTGCGACGTCTTCCTGATGTGGCCCGACCGCGAAGAGGTGGTGAAGGACATCATCGCCGACATGACCGCCCGCGCCGCCGCTTACGGCCGCACGCTCAAATTCGGCTACCGCGCCCACATGATCGTGCGCGACACCGAGGCCGAAGCGCGCACCGCCGCCGACCGCCTGCTCTCCAAACTCGACGCCGCTAAGGGCGCCGAAATCAAGGCGAAGTCGCTCGATTCGCAATCGTTCGGCGTCAACGCACAGGTCGCCCTGCGCGAAGCGGCGTCCGACGACGGCTATGTCGAGGACAATCTGTGGACCGGCGTCGGCCGCGCCCGCTCGGGCTGCGGCGCCGCGATTGTCGGCGACCCCGACCAGGTGCTGGCGAAGCTGAACCGCTATCAGGACATGGGCATCGAGGCCTTCATCCTCTCGGGCTACCCGCACGCCGCCGAAGCCGACCTCTTCGCGCGCCATGTGCTGCCGAAGATGAAGCACGGACCGCTGGAGCTCTAA
- a CDS encoding iron-containing alcohol dehydrogenase, with product MSIASIALPRILRIGGGASKDLPEVLATLGLARPLIVTDGWLVSSGRVAELVDGLAAAGIASRVFTDTVPDPTVASVNAGVAFLLEGDHDCVVGFGGGSPLDSAKAIALLGKFGGAMADYKAPHVQDEPGLPIIAIPTTAGTGSEATRFTIITDEASDEKMLCPGLAYLPVAALVDYELTFTKPVRLTADTGIDSLTHAIEAYVSKRANPFSDGMALLAMRALAPNLRRVFSDPMDAAAREAMMLGATQAGIAFSNSSVALVHGMSRPIGAHFHVPHGLSNAMLLPAVTAWSAPAALHRYADCARAMGVADDREGDQAAVARLLDELAALNRELEVPGPAAWGIDAARWDALVPTMCAQAAASGSPANNPRVPDAEEMAALYAAVWAG from the coding sequence TTGAGTATCGCGAGTATCGCCCTGCCCCGTATCCTGCGCATCGGCGGCGGGGCATCGAAAGACCTACCCGAGGTGCTGGCGACGCTGGGGCTGGCGCGGCCGTTGATCGTGACCGATGGCTGGCTGGTGAGCAGCGGGCGCGTGGCAGAGCTGGTCGATGGGCTGGCGGCGGCGGGGATCGCGTCGCGGGTGTTCACCGATACGGTGCCCGATCCGACGGTGGCGTCGGTCAATGCCGGGGTGGCGTTCCTCCTCGAAGGCGATCACGACTGCGTCGTCGGCTTCGGCGGCGGAAGCCCGCTCGACAGCGCGAAGGCGATTGCGCTGCTCGGCAAATTCGGCGGCGCGATGGCCGATTACAAGGCGCCGCATGTGCAGGACGAACCGGGACTGCCGATCATCGCGATCCCGACGACCGCAGGCACGGGGTCGGAGGCGACGCGCTTCACGATCATCACCGACGAAGCGAGCGACGAGAAGATGCTGTGTCCGGGGCTCGCCTATCTGCCGGTCGCGGCGCTCGTCGATTACGAACTGACCTTCACCAAGCCGGTGCGGTTGACCGCCGATACGGGGATCGATTCACTGACGCACGCGATCGAGGCCTATGTATCGAAGCGCGCCAATCCGTTCAGCGACGGCATGGCCTTGCTCGCGATGCGCGCGCTGGCGCCGAATTTGCGGCGCGTGTTCAGCGACCCGATGGACGCGGCGGCGCGCGAGGCGATGATGCTGGGGGCGACGCAGGCGGGGATCGCCTTTTCGAACAGTTCGGTCGCGCTGGTCCACGGGATGAGCCGGCCGATCGGCGCGCATTTCCACGTGCCACACGGGCTGTCGAACGCGATGCTGCTGCCCGCGGTGACGGCGTGGTCGGCGCCCGCGGCGCTGCATCGCTATGCCGATTGTGCGCGCGCGATGGGGGTGGCGGACGACCGCGAGGGCGATCAGGCGGCGGTCGCGCGGTTGCTCGACGAACTGGCGGCGCTCAACCGCGAGCTCGAGGTGCCGGGGCCGGCGGCGTGGGGGATCGATGCAGCGCGCTGGGACGCGCTGGTTCCGACGATGTGCGCCCAGGCGGCGGCGTCGGGCTCGCCCGCGAACAACCCGCGCGTGCCCGATGCCGAAGAGATGGCGGCACTTTATGCCGCAGTTTGGGCCGGATAA
- a CDS encoding spinster family MFS transporter: protein MTNEAPAPPVLSPVSPAYRRYALSVLLIIYILNFLDRQIVAILAEPIKNELHLADWQLGVMTGLAFALFYTVLGIPIARYAETGHRPRIIAVAAGLWSLFTIACGFAQNFVQLVACRIGVGIGEAGCTPPAHSLITDYTPREKRASALAFYALGTPLGGLLGLALGGLIADAYGWRTAFLFAGLPGLLMALVAWTTLREPRRQLHTDMAALKASRPDFQTAMAEIRGKRTFWLIAFAAAIKAFIGYGAAAFLAPFFFRNHGAELAEIAGGFGLGVTGFLGVALGIVLGLTGAVGTWMGGYLADKYGARDLRAYVSIPAISTLLGIPFYIAGLLADSAVAALILFAFPPILNTLWYGPGYAAVQGLVRPQTRATATAVLLFIINLIGLGLGPLGVGAVSDFLSGPMGLGSAEGVRWSLMIFILFGAVASGLFWLARSSIREEMVS, encoded by the coding sequence ATGACCAACGAAGCCCCCGCCCCGCCCGTCCTATCGCCCGTATCGCCGGCCTACCGCCGCTATGCGCTGTCGGTGCTTCTCATCATCTATATCCTCAACTTCCTCGACCGGCAGATCGTCGCGATTCTGGCCGAGCCGATCAAGAATGAGCTGCATCTGGCTGACTGGCAGCTGGGGGTGATGACGGGGCTCGCCTTCGCGCTCTTTTATACCGTGCTCGGCATCCCGATCGCGCGCTATGCCGAAACGGGACATCGGCCGCGGATTATTGCCGTCGCAGCGGGGCTGTGGAGCCTGTTCACCATCGCGTGCGGCTTTGCGCAAAATTTCGTTCAGCTCGTCGCGTGCCGCATCGGTGTCGGGATCGGCGAAGCGGGCTGCACCCCGCCCGCGCATTCGCTGATCACCGACTATACGCCGCGCGAGAAGCGCGCGTCGGCGCTCGCCTTTTACGCGCTCGGAACGCCGCTCGGCGGGCTGCTCGGGCTCGCCCTCGGGGGCCTGATCGCCGACGCTTATGGTTGGCGCACGGCGTTCCTGTTTGCGGGCTTGCCCGGGCTGTTGATGGCGCTCGTCGCGTGGACGACGCTGCGCGAGCCGCGCCGCCAGCTTCATACCGACATGGCCGCGCTGAAGGCATCGCGCCCCGATTTCCAGACCGCGATGGCCGAAATCCGCGGCAAGCGAACCTTCTGGCTGATCGCCTTTGCTGCGGCGATCAAGGCGTTCATCGGCTATGGCGCCGCGGCCTTTCTCGCGCCCTTCTTCTTTCGCAACCATGGCGCCGAGCTGGCCGAGATCGCAGGCGGCTTCGGGCTCGGCGTGACAGGCTTCCTCGGCGTCGCGCTCGGCATCGTGCTGGGGCTGACCGGCGCGGTGGGGACATGGATGGGCGGCTATCTGGCCGACAAATATGGCGCGCGCGACTTGCGCGCCTATGTGTCGATCCCGGCGATTTCGACCTTGCTCGGTATCCCCTTCTATATCGCGGGGCTGCTCGCCGATTCGGCGGTCGCAGCGTTGATCCTCTTCGCCTTTCCGCCGATCCTCAACACGCTTTGGTATGGGCCCGGCTATGCCGCGGTGCAGGGGCTGGTGCGGCCGCAGACGCGGGCGACCGCGACGGCGGTGCTGCTGTTCATCATCAATTTGATCGGGCTTGGCCTCGGGCCGCTGGGGGTCGGGGCGGTTAGCGATTTTCTGAGCGGTCCGATGGGGCTAGGGTCGGCGGAAGGCGTGCGCTGGTCGCTGATGATCTTCATCCTGTTCGGCGCGGTGGCGTCGGGACTGTTCTGGCTGGCGCGGAGCTCGATCCGCGAGGAGATGGTGAGTTGA
- a CDS encoding sugar phosphate isomerase/epimerase, translated as MSQLLVLQSVWGLDQCPGFDIENRLDEALGQVVAAGFDGVGVNLARAARTDGVARVMNPLGLAWEGQVLVHDADQLRHWIAEAEQLGAHHLNVQIAGPTADFRAALRLIDSLVATAKDAPLPVWFETHRGRLTNDLLFTLQLLAERPGLPLTADLSHYPVAGEMELPLRDDQLAAIETILQGSHNFHGRVSTTHQVQVALDAPQHAGWRDQHIAWWRRGFELWLEQARAGDALTFMCELGPPPYAITAPDGKELTNRWDEAQRMRDIVRGLWREVAGT; from the coding sequence TTGTCCCAATTGCTCGTTCTTCAATCGGTCTGGGGCCTCGACCAATGCCCCGGTTTCGACATCGAAAACCGCCTCGATGAAGCGCTCGGCCAGGTCGTCGCCGCGGGCTTCGACGGTGTCGGCGTCAACCTCGCGCGCGCCGCGCGCACCGACGGCGTCGCGCGCGTGATGAATCCGCTCGGCCTCGCATGGGAGGGGCAGGTGCTCGTCCATGACGCCGACCAGCTTCGCCACTGGATCGCTGAGGCAGAGCAGCTCGGCGCGCATCATCTCAACGTCCAGATCGCCGGTCCGACCGCAGACTTTCGCGCCGCGCTCCGCCTGATCGACAGCCTTGTCGCGACGGCGAAGGACGCGCCGCTCCCCGTCTGGTTCGAAACCCACCGCGGTCGCCTTACCAACGACCTGCTTTTCACGCTGCAATTGCTCGCCGAACGCCCCGGCCTGCCGCTCACCGCCGACCTGTCGCATTATCCCGTCGCGGGCGAGATGGAGCTGCCGCTTCGCGATGACCAGCTCGCCGCGATCGAAACGATCCTCCAGGGCAGCCATAATTTCCACGGCCGCGTGTCGACGACGCATCAAGTACAGGTCGCGCTCGATGCGCCGCAGCACGCGGGCTGGCGCGACCAGCATATCGCCTGGTGGCGCCGCGGCTTCGAACTCTGGCTCGAACAGGCCCGCGCGGGCGATGCGCTGACCTTCATGTGCGAACTCGGCCCGCCGCCCTATGCGATCACTGCGCCCGACGGCAAAGAGCTGACGAACCGCTGGGACGAGGCGCAAAGGATGCGCGATATCGTGCGCGGGCTGTGGCGCGAGGTAGCGGGAACCTGA
- a CDS encoding FGGY family carbohydrate kinase yields MPELLLALDAGTTGARAMLVDPAGTVLGVDKRPIASYFPAPGRVEQDAAQVWNICRAVLDGALVAAGRSITDVAAIGVTTQRASIVLWDRASGEPVAPMLVWSDLRGMEQFKALRAAGFTSWPQVPSAKLPAAIALSGRDPADLQWGTLDSWLIYKLSGAHVTDASAAWLTGYYDYAAGSGWDAALLAHQRLPATMFPAQVESWGPIAESDPAVLGAAVPITALVADQAAAMVAHGALARGDWKATYGTSGVLMTGTGEVPETIHKTMPAEALAFAGGKPRFCVEGMVITTGSLIEWLCGGLGLFASPAAMEAAAALVSDAGKVVVRPSLAGMGAPHGKFEARGLIAGLSFADGPGQVARAALQGIAFRFREIADVIAGALPVPEALPVAGGLSASDTLMQLQADALQRPVRRHAVREASAYGAALAAGMGAGLFGEDHLKRLARYDAEFVPKVRRDEADAAFARWRDAVAV; encoded by the coding sequence ATGCCTGAGCTTTTGCTCGCACTGGATGCGGGCACGACGGGCGCGCGCGCTATGCTCGTCGATCCGGCGGGCACGGTGCTGGGGGTCGACAAAAGGCCGATCGCGAGCTACTTCCCCGCCCCCGGCCGGGTCGAGCAGGATGCCGCCCAGGTCTGGAATATCTGCCGAGCGGTGCTGGACGGCGCGCTGGTTGCGGCGGGGCGCAGCATCACCGATGTCGCCGCGATCGGGGTGACGACGCAGCGCGCGAGCATCGTCCTGTGGGACCGTGCCAGCGGCGAACCGGTTGCCCCCATGCTCGTGTGGAGCGACCTGCGCGGGATGGAGCAATTTAAGGCGCTGCGCGCGGCGGGATTCACCAGCTGGCCGCAGGTTCCTTCGGCGAAGCTGCCCGCGGCGATTGCGCTGTCGGGGCGCGATCCCGCCGACCTGCAATGGGGGACGCTCGACAGCTGGCTGATTTACAAGCTGAGCGGCGCGCATGTCACCGATGCCTCGGCGGCGTGGCTGACCGGCTATTATGATTATGCGGCGGGCAGCGGCTGGGACGCGGCGTTGCTCGCGCACCAGCGCCTGCCCGCGACCATGTTTCCGGCCCAGGTCGAAAGCTGGGGTCCGATTGCGGAAAGCGATCCGGCGGTGCTCGGTGCGGCGGTGCCAATCACCGCGCTGGTCGCCGATCAGGCGGCCGCGATGGTCGCGCATGGCGCGCTGGCGCGCGGCGACTGGAAGGCGACCTATGGCACGTCGGGCGTGCTGATGACGGGGACCGGCGAGGTGCCCGAGACGATCCACAAGACCATGCCCGCCGAGGCGCTGGCCTTTGCGGGCGGGAAGCCGCGTTTCTGCGTCGAGGGGATGGTGATTACCACCGGGTCGCTGATCGAATGGCTGTGCGGCGGGCTGGGGCTGTTCGCGTCGCCCGCGGCGATGGAAGCGGCGGCGGCTTTGGTGAGCGACGCGGGAAAGGTGGTGGTGCGGCCCTCGCTCGCGGGAATGGGCGCGCCGCATGGCAAGTTCGAGGCGCGCGGGCTGATCGCGGGATTGAGCTTTGCCGACGGGCCGGGGCAGGTCGCGCGCGCGGCGTTGCAGGGAATCGCGTTTCGCTTTCGCGAAATTGCCGACGTGATTGCCGGCGCGCTGCCGGTGCCCGAGGCGCTGCCCGTCGCGGGCGGCCTGTCGGCGAGCGATACGCTGATGCAGTTGCAGGCCGACGCGTTGCAGCGGCCGGTGCGGCGCCATGCGGTGCGCGAGGCGAGCGCCTATGGCGCGGCGCTGGCGGCGGGGATGGGCGCGGGGTTGTTCGGCGAGGACCACCTGAAACGGCTGGCGCGGTATGACGCGGAGTTCGTGCCCAAGGTCAGGCGCGATGAGGCCGATGCGGCGTTTGCGCGCTGGCGGGATGCGGTGGCGGTGTGA
- a CDS encoding FAD-binding oxidoreductase — MSIAEALASTIGADRVARDADALNARRYDQWAVKHLRDWRGEDVPAPGCVVRPQSALDVQKVVKLAAEKRVPLIPFGLGSGVCGGIEPTPDAILLDMSSMNRVRYIDEGDLLAGFDAGLNGMEAEEAVAAHGLTIGHWPQSIAISSVGGWVATRASGQFSTAYGNIEDIIHSIEAVLPNGELVTLGKAVRAAAGPDLRHLLMGAEGTMGVITGVTFSLREKAPHRDYSIFYADDMRAGFEVQRRIVRADWRPPVMRQYDGREVRRLFRDHERDGKAMLLMVHEGPKARVEAELAAMHEICGAAGLEAGDPMAAKQWIEKRNHVPSWRDMFQRGYVADTVEISGRWSEIGAIYDASIAALNEIPGVINASAHSSHVYRSGINLYFSFAATFEDSAKMEPAYFAGWRAIMEATAKNGGGVAHHHGAGRLRKPYLHHDLGDSGVALLRRVKQALDPEGIMNPGNLIPDA; from the coding sequence ATGAGCATAGCCGAAGCCCTTGCCAGCACGATCGGCGCCGATCGCGTCGCGCGCGATGCCGATGCGCTGAATGCGCGGCGTTACGACCAGTGGGCGGTCAAGCATCTGCGCGACTGGCGCGGTGAAGATGTGCCCGCACCGGGATGCGTCGTGCGGCCGCAGTCGGCCTTGGATGTGCAGAAGGTCGTGAAGCTCGCCGCCGAGAAGCGCGTGCCGCTGATTCCCTTCGGCCTGGGCAGCGGGGTATGCGGCGGGATCGAGCCGACGCCGGATGCAATCCTGCTCGACATGAGTTCGATGAATCGGGTGCGCTATATCGATGAAGGCGATCTGCTCGCGGGCTTCGATGCGGGGCTGAATGGCATGGAGGCCGAGGAGGCGGTCGCGGCGCACGGGCTGACGATCGGGCACTGGCCGCAGTCGATCGCGATCAGCAGCGTCGGCGGCTGGGTCGCGACGCGCGCGTCGGGGCAGTTCTCGACCGCTTATGGCAATATCGAAGACATCATCCATTCGATCGAGGCGGTGCTGCCCAACGGCGAGCTGGTGACGCTGGGCAAGGCGGTGCGCGCGGCGGCGGGGCCGGACCTGCGCCATTTGCTGATGGGCGCCGAGGGAACGATGGGGGTGATTACCGGCGTGACCTTCTCGCTGCGGGAGAAAGCGCCGCATCGCGATTACAGCATCTTTTACGCCGACGACATGCGCGCCGGGTTCGAGGTGCAGCGGCGGATCGTGCGCGCCGACTGGCGCCCGCCCGTGATGCGCCAGTACGACGGGCGCGAGGTGCGGCGGCTTTTCCGCGATCATGAGCGCGATGGCAAGGCGATGCTGTTGATGGTCCACGAAGGGCCGAAGGCGCGCGTTGAAGCCGAGTTGGCGGCGATGCACGAGATTTGCGGCGCGGCGGGTCTTGAAGCGGGTGATCCCATGGCGGCCAAGCAGTGGATCGAAAAGCGCAACCATGTGCCAAGCTGGCGCGATATGTTCCAGCGCGGATATGTCGCCGACACGGTCGAGATTTCGGGGCGGTGGAGCGAGATCGGCGCGATCTATGACGCGAGCATCGCGGCGCTCAACGAGATTCCGGGCGTGATCAACGCGTCGGCGCATAGCAGCCATGTCTATCGATCGGGGATCAACCTTTATTTCAGCTTCGCCGCGACGTTCGAGGATAGCGCGAAGATGGAGCCCGCCTATTTCGCCGGCTGGCGCGCGATCATGGAAGCGACCGCGAAGAATGGCGGCGGAGTCGCGCATCATCATGGCGCGGGGCGACTGCGCAAGCCGTATCTGCACCATGATCTGGGTGACAGCGGTGTGGCGTTGCTGCGGCGCGTGAAACAAGCTCTCGATCCGGAAGGGATCATGAATCCGGGCAATCTGATACCCGATGCCTGA
- a CDS encoding glycerol-3-phosphate dehydrogenase/oxidase — protein sequence MKETALDARRRAEVFAELESRTFDLVVIGGGITGAGIARDAAMRGLAVALVEARDYASGTSSRSSKMIHGGLRYLAQGDIALVKEAASERQILRRIAPHLTRLSPFLIPTTNMAMTAKLRTGLWTFEKLGGVPEAEKHEVIGLAELQRREPLMRTGGLNGAVIYPEFLTDDARLVLANIRSAQGAGAVVVNHAAASELTEGGLVATSTLDDGLGARIKAKLVVNAAGAWVDRVRGLEGGENDTRLSLSRGIHLVLPRERLPINATLIIRAPDKRSIFAVPRGPFTYVGTTDVFHDGADYWPAPERADIDYLLRATEAALNIAPIEDAEIVSLWSGVRPLIAQPGKKANEVSRKDEIWTSPGGMVSIAGGKLSAYRAMAERVVDLVVERLDVSALPCSTADVSLPGGSRTLPLDGLDRLAAERLAGLYGDEANEILLAGGDVAAEAVRAVTHEGAATLEDYWVRRSARAWFDEGAGLAALAPAAEAMGALLGWDDAMKAAEIAHCRQINDASRRLLGE from the coding sequence GTGAAGGAAACCGCGCTCGATGCGCGGCGGCGCGCCGAGGTCTTTGCCGAACTGGAGTCGCGGACGTTCGATCTTGTCGTGATCGGCGGCGGGATTACCGGCGCGGGGATCGCGCGCGACGCGGCGATGCGCGGGCTGGCGGTCGCGCTGGTCGAGGCGCGCGATTATGCGAGCGGGACGAGCAGCCGAAGCTCGAAGATGATCCACGGCGGCCTGCGTTACCTGGCGCAGGGCGACATCGCGCTGGTGAAGGAAGCGGCGTCGGAGCGGCAGATCTTGCGGCGGATCGCGCCGCACCTGACGCGATTGTCGCCCTTCCTGATCCCGACGACCAACATGGCGATGACCGCGAAGCTGCGCACGGGGCTGTGGACGTTCGAGAAATTGGGCGGAGTGCCCGAGGCCGAAAAGCATGAGGTGATCGGGCTGGCCGAGTTGCAGCGGCGCGAACCGTTGATGCGGACCGGCGGGTTGAATGGCGCGGTGATCTATCCCGAGTTTCTGACCGACGATGCGCGGCTGGTGCTGGCGAATATCCGCAGCGCGCAGGGAGCGGGGGCGGTCGTCGTGAACCATGCCGCGGCGTCGGAACTGACGGAGGGCGGGCTGGTCGCGACGTCGACGCTGGACGATGGGCTGGGCGCGCGGATCAAGGCGAAGCTGGTGGTGAACGCCGCGGGTGCTTGGGTCGATAGGGTGCGCGGGCTGGAGGGCGGCGAGAACGATACGCGGCTGTCGCTGAGCCGCGGCATCCATCTGGTGCTGCCGCGCGAGCGGTTGCCGATCAATGCCACGCTGATCATCCGCGCACCCGACAAGCGCAGCATTTTCGCGGTGCCGCGCGGGCCGTTCACCTATGTCGGGACGACCGATGTGTTCCATGACGGCGCCGATTACTGGCCCGCGCCGGAGCGCGCGGACATTGATTATCTGCTGCGCGCGACCGAGGCGGCGCTCAACATTGCACCGATCGAGGACGCCGAGATCGTGTCTTTGTGGTCGGGGGTGCGGCCGTTGATCGCTCAGCCGGGGAAGAAGGCCAACGAAGTATCGCGCAAGGACGAGATATGGACCTCGCCGGGCGGGATGGTGTCGATCGCGGGCGGGAAACTCAGCGCCTATCGCGCGATGGCCGAGCGGGTGGTCGATCTGGTCGTGGAGCGGCTGGACGTGAGCGCCCTGCCCTGTTCGACCGCCGATGTGTCGTTGCCCGGGGGATCGCGGACGCTGCCGCTGGACGGGCTCGATCGTCTGGCCGCCGAGAGGCTCGCGGGGCTCTATGGCGACGAGGCCAACGAGATTTTGCTCGCGGGCGGCGATGTGGCGGCCGAGGCCGTCCGCGCGGTAACGCATGAAGGCGCCGCGACGCTCGAAGATTATTGGGTGCGCCGCAGCGCGCGCGCCTGGTTCGACGAGGGCGCCGGGCTGGCCGCACTCGCCCCCGCCGCCGAAGCGATGGGTGCGCTGCTCGGCTGGGATGACGCCATGAAGGCGGCTGAGATCGCACATTGCCGCCAGATCAACGATGCGAGCCGCAGGCTTTTGGGAGAGTGA